Genomic segment of Vulpes lagopus strain Blue_001 chromosome 7, ASM1834538v1, whole genome shotgun sequence:
cGCGCGCTTCTCCGGCTTTGCAGGCCGCTCGCCGACCGCCCCCGCCACGCGCGGGCCACGGCGCCCCCCGCAGGACCCGCTCGCCGCCCCGGGGACGCCCCACCGGCGCCTCGCCGAAGCCGATGCCCACCCGGGAGCCGCCCAAGCCCCGCGGCCACCGTGGGGACCTGCAGACCCGCCCGCCCGGCCCTGGGCCCCCGGTGAGTcggggcgggaggagggcgcCCAGGTGTGGGGGGCCGTGGCTTCCCCACCCTGGTTACCGAGGGGGCGGCACCCCGCGGAAGGGAAGTGGGGAACCTGATTCCTGCGGCACCTGCAGCGACTGGTGCCCCCAGGCCGGGAAGCCAGCGCCCCCCGCGCTCTGTGCGAGCCTCAACTAGGAGCCCCCAGGGCAAGGCCCAAGAAGATTGTATTTGAGGATGAGCTGCCCTCCCGGACTCTCTTGAGCACCAGGAAGCCTATCGAAGCCATCCCCAGGGAGCACACGCCAAGGCCCCAGCCAGTGCCCGACTATGAGCTGTGAGTGTCCCCCCACCTTGTTCCTGATGCCTGGGAACAGGGAAGGGGCATAGAGGCTGGGGCTTCAACAAATGTATAAGAGTTTACCGAatagtaaaaagagaaaaggggctTTTGGGGCCGGGAGTCCAACATGggcaaagtaaaacaaattaaacTGATTGGGGGAAGGGTCGGGCTCTTTCCCCTCCGGCTCTGACCCATTTGAACCCGGCAGGAAGTACCCACAAGTGAGCAGTGAGAGGGAACGCAGCCGCTATGCTGCGGTGTTCCAGGACCAGTACACAGAGTTCTTGGAGCTCCAGCAGGAGGTGGGCTCGGCCCTGGCAAAACTCCAGCAGCTGGAGACCTTGCTGAACTCACTGCCCAGGCCCCGAAGCCAGGTCAGCCCCAGAAGACACCCCTGGCCCACAGCCCTTCCAGGTGGTGGACCCTGGGCTCCGGGACCCCCTCTGGGTCCAGGTCTCTgggcctcttcctcttctgggctGGTTGGGCACCACAGCATAGTAACCAGGGTCAGCCCTGGAAGTCTGCACCCCCAGGTCACtttgtctgagcctcagtttctccatccatCCTTGAGTCCAGCATCCTCTGAGCACCCCCAACCCCTTCTCTACTCACAGAAGGAAGCCAACGTTGCCGCCCGCGTCTGGAGGGAATTTGAGAAGAAGCAGACGGTGAGTTGTGCCCCCGAGCCCCACAGGCCCGCCTTTGCACACCCCATCCTCCCAAGGGGCTCAGTGAGCCCAGTTTCAAGGAGAGGAAACAGGTCCAAAGAGGAAGAGGTGAAGGGTTGAGCCTCTGAGGGCCAGAGGCCAAAGCACCACAAGGACTCTCCCGGGTCTTGCCCTGCCCAGGACCCCAGCTTCCTGGACAAGCAGGCTCGCTGCCACTACCTGAAGGGCAAACTCAGGCACCTCAAGATGCAGATCCAGAAGTTCGATGAGCAAGGAGACTGCGAGGGCTCTGTGTACTTCTGAGCGCCCTGGAGGACAGGCAGAAGGACACAGCGGGGTGGCCCTCTTGCCCTGTACTTGCCTCTCTTACTACCTCCTGGCTCTAGCTCCTTCTGTTACCCCTTCCTGGGGTAGCTTTGGCAAACGCCTCAGCCTTTGAGACCCAGCTCGGAtggcacctcctccaggaagccttcccagaacCTCCACAGGGACCACTGGCCCTGAGCCCAGATCTCAGCCCATCCCCTGGAAGCAGGTCTTGCCTGAGTCTGTGTCTTGGTGCagtaaatattcatgaaatgCCTGCTGTGTACAGCCGCTTAACACTCCTGATTTCACTCCGTTGGCACCAAAAAGTTGTTCTTCCATCTAATGgagttaaaaatcaaaattccaGGAAAGCGACTTATCCACACAGGGTGTGAACTCTGGTCTGTCCAGAGGGCCCCCTCTCCACCAAGAGCCATCATGTGACCCTGGATGCTGAGGGGCGGACATCCAGCATTACTTGCTCAGCCAGGCTTGGGCTGGGGGAGCTCCAGGGCCCAACAGTTTCCAGtaaccggggcacctgggtggctcagtcagttgagcatctgacttttttttttaaggagatagTGTACCtgcttcaagattttatttatttattcatgagagacacagagagagaggcagagacataggcagagggagaagcaggctccccccagggagcctgatgcaagacttgaccccgggactccaggatcccaccctgagccgaaggcagacacaaccgctgagccacccaggcatcctgagcatctgactcttgatttcggttggGGTCATGGTCTCGGGCCCCAGGCTCTGCTgagagtccgcttctccctctccctctgcccctccccctgctggcaagcgtgtgctctttctctaaaataactaaataaatcttttttcaaaagtttCCAGCAACAGGACTGTAGAGGATCCTCCCTAGTCTTGCTCAGTGGGCATCACGCAAAATTCATGTGACATAATGCTGGGGACCTCCTGAAGGGGGCAGACTCAGCCCAGGGGCCCTGCTGGAGTCCCTGAGGCCCACCCAGATAAATGAGCCCTTAAAAATCTCCacttctgggacgcctgggtggctctgcactCAGGCCTAGACAGGCATCCAAGTCTCTGGCCTGGGGACCGGACAGCAGGACAGATAGGATGGTCTGCTCAGTTCTCAGATGTGCTAGGAATCTAAGAGGTCATCACTCTTAGAGTGATGTATGGAGGGGACGTACATTTGCTTCCCCAAAGGACACTGTGGAAGATGCTGACTCAGGGCAGAGTCGGCCTTCCAATGGGAGCCCAGTATCCTCTCAATCCCATTCCTGGGGGGCAGAGCACACCCCTGAGACCCTCCTATTCATTCCACAGGAAGTGGATTCAAATGCCCAGTCTTCCCTCTCAGGCCCCTTCCAGGATGGACATGGAAGAGGCTGGGTGCTCATGGGGAACATTTTGGAGGGTTAAGGGCTGAGCACAGGCCAGCCTGTGGGGCAATACCTGAGTTCTGTCCCATAGATGCCTTTCCCATCAGAGAGGCCAAGTCCAGGATGGCAAGGCCCTGCTTCCCCCCACATCAACTTAATTGGGTCCCCATTTCAGCTGGTCCTTAGCTGTCCTTACCTGTCCCACCGTCCAGATCCCAAACTCTGAAATGGGAGGTTTTATTAGTTACATGTGAGAGGAAACCAAACAGGCTTAGTTAGGCACAAAAGGGTAAATCTGGGATCATGAGACTGAAGCACCCAAAGGTTTTGGATATGACAGGCTCCAGGGACTCCAAAGGCATCCTGGGAAGTGGGTCTAcctattttggctttttttttttttttttaagattttatttatctgtcagagcgagcgagcacacacacaagcgggggggaggggggcacgcaggcagagggaaagggagaagcaggttcccacctgagcaaggaaccccatgccagactccatcccaggaccctgggatcatgagcccagccaaagccagatgctcagtcagctgagccagccaggcgccccttggcTCTGTTTTCAGCTCCATCCTCCTAGTTCCAGATCCCGCCATCGAGTCTCAGTGGCCAGCTCCGGGCTGCCTGCCCTCCCTGAACCCATCCCTGTGGCCAAGGGAATGGAGGGCTCTGTCTGGGGTGAGATCATGTGGCAAGAACTACACGGAATGTTTCTCTAGAGGACACTGGGGCCCCGACACCATGATCAAGGGCTGACCAAAGG
This window contains:
- the OCEL1 gene encoding occludin/ELL domain-containing protein 1, which produces VQPLKLKHSLDSGASLGADPGSETRTLGQAARRPPPPRAGHGAPRRTRSPPRGRPTGASPKPMPTREPPKPRGHRGDLQTRPPGPGPPRLVPPGREASAPRALCEPQLGAPRARPKKIVFEDELPSRTLLSTRKPIEAIPREHTPRPQPVPDYELKYPQVSSERERSRYAAVFQDQYTEFLELQQEVGSALAKLQQLETLLNSLPRPRSQKEANVAARVWREFEKKQTDPSFLDKQARCHYLKGKLRHLKMQIQKFDEQGDCEGSVYF